The DNA sequence AGAACAATCCCACCACCTCCAAAAGCCTGATCAAACGAGAACCAATAATTCGCCACAACACTTTCTGAATGCCACCCAAGATAATAATACTTCGTATGATCATATCCTGCAAGAACATCAACTATATTATCCACAAAAAAGATTGAATCGTCGTCTCCCATCACAATCCACCTCATGTTCTCGTGTTCTTCCCTGAAAAGCTCAAGAATCCCATGTACCATCCTAGGCATGAGCTCAAAACGAGGTTTCGTGTATCGAAATAGTTCAGAGAGGTTATCGACTATTCGGTAAGGTGGGGAAGTTTGAGGCCATGGGAGAATATTAGGGGTCGGGGGCCTGTCTAAATAGACGTAGCCTCTTGTCTTGTTCGGTCTCCACCAAGAATCTATGTATCCTCTTCTGTGAGGCCATGTTTTCAAGGATCCCATTACCCCGAAAACTATGTGGCTGAGATTGGTCGGAGAGTAGTGCTGCTCGTTCGAGGTTGTGGAAAGGGGTGAAGAAGGTGATGCCCATTTGATCAAGAAAAGATGAGGGTTTTGTGTGTTGAAAAGAGAAACGAGGATTAGATAAAGAATCAGGAGGGAAACCAGTAGGGTTTTGGTGATGGTGAATAAATCACTGCTTAACGTTGGAGATGCCATtgatgatatttgaattgtcgTGAATCAATGTGATTGGAATTTGGATgtgaatatattttaatgtgaaTGGAAGTTGCCTTGCTTAATTTCTGAATTGATAATTCGTGTGACGCATCACATGCTGTTCATTTTCTTTCCCCATAAACTGAGACTTTTCATGCAGCAAGTTCGATTTAACTTGTTTTAAAGTCTTCTCGTGCGAGAAACATGATTTTCGTACTTCGAATGGCAAAACTAATATCATCTCAGACGTATACATGCAGCTCAAAAAAATCTTCAAATGAAGCGATTAAAAGTAAGACATAAAATTTCTCTTTTTTCAACTAAGGGATACAATCGCGCCCCTTAACATGGAAGCTTTTATCAACTGCAAATGCAATATTATGCATAAAACCAGAGAAACTGTTGATTCTATTGAGTGACAAAGAATCACTAGTATATATACTGCTCACGTGAAACAAATAATTAAAGTGTAAAGATACGCAAACTCCAAACAGCACAGAATTGTTCGTGAATTACAAAGTCATGACTTCCCGAGTATCACAATATCAGTAACTAAGGAAAGCAGAAAAACTGTCAAAAGGCATTTACAAGATGAGTGCATTCCAAGCACAAGAATTGTACACGTGAACCTTAATTACTCAGGTCGAGAGCTGATGAATCATTGCCAAGAAGCATCCCAATTGTATGTTTTAAGCAAGGAATGGTCCTTTATGTGGTTTTTATGAAGACCAAATGCATTTGAGGCAAGTACGAAATCTGGCCTCGACAAAATCAAGTCGCTTGTTCTCTGTCTGTAGGAATTGTGTGACATTGACGCCAGGTAGGGCGCTTCTATATCTTTGTATCCTTCAAATAAAAGAGCAATTGTTTTAGCACAGCTTAAAAccaaaatctttaaaaagaaGAGAAATCGAAATGAAAACAGAATGTTTCCACAAGGAAATAAAAACTAAGGTGAAGCAAAAGaagtatatttataaaataaagcATTGAGACCTGGCACGACCTCGATAGATTCCAATTCATCCCATGAACTCCCATTGATGGGGGTACTTTCAGTGAACACCGCAGGAGAAGAATGGCCTAAAGGAGAAACAGAATCACCATATGGTTCCCATCCCATCTTTTGGAGATCCTGTGATGAATCATCCACTATATAATCGTCCATGCCAGAAGAATCTGAAGTCTGCTGGTGGTTGTTCTTCTTTGAGATTTTCATAGCTCGTGATTCATACAGTACTGCATCCAGAAGACCACTGTTTCGCGGTGACAGATTACATTCCGGAGTGCATGATTCATTTGGAGGGGTTTGAATTAATGAGTCAACAGACTCAAGGGAAGGCAATGGGGTAGAGGGTGAGCTCCAACTACCCATTTCAGTTTGGAGTGAAGGGAGCTCCAGCTTCGTTGCCCAAGCAGgctctgaagaagaagaaggttTGCCATTTAATACGGCATGGCTGCCAAGAAGTGCACTTGCGGATGATCCATTATAAGAATTTGAATTGTAATCATATGCAGAGGAGAATTGAAAAGAATGGGCAGTTGGCAAATAACCATCATAGTGATGTTGACTAACGTCTGGGGTGATGTTACTAACAACGGGATTTAAACCATGAAGCGAACATTCGGACCCTTGAGGATGTTTGGATTGATGAGATGATGAGAAACAAGACTCGTTTGGGAAAGAAAAGTATCGATCTTGTGCTAGCTGGCTGTCAACAGAATACACCTGCTGATTGGGGTCAAAACCATTGCATTCTGGAATCTCCAAGTTGTTAAATGGCAATAAGTCAAAATACGGTGCTTCCATAGATGAGAATGTATTACTATCATCATTTTGTTGGTTCTCATTAAATGATTGCATATGCAAATCAGGTGGATAGATTGGTAACCCGGCTCGTTGCCTTCTTTTGATTCTTGTGTTCCAGTAGTTCTTGATCTCATTATCTGTGCGTCCAGGTAACTAAACAGAAAAGGAATACGACAGGGCGAATGAGAACAAGAAAATCAGTAAAATAGCACCGAAGCTCTTCAAAAATAATGGAGCCATCATACTCTACTAATTTAAGGGTAAACATTAGCATATCTATTGTATCACATATAAAGGTAGAGTATCTGTATGACTAGAATGAAAATACCATAGATAAATGGATAACAGGACAACGTCACACTATAGCCCACCCAGAAGAACCGATTTATAATATACTTCGCTCATTTAATGTAAACCATTAGCATATATGCCACATCACACGTAGAGAGTAAAATATCCACATGAGTAGAACGAAAAG is a window from the Primulina huaijiensis isolate GDHJ02 unplaced genomic scaffold, ASM1229523v2 scaffold31995_ERROPOS86906+, whole genome shotgun sequence genome containing:
- the LOC140967965 gene encoding transcription factor GAMYB-like isoform X1, whose product is MTSDSEDMMPMNGEDSPLEDANDGGNVGGNVSLKKGPWTAAEDAILVEYVTRHGEGNWNAIQRHAGLARCGKSCRLRWANHLRPDLKKGAFTLEEENLIIELHAKMGNKWAKMAAELPGRTDNEIKNYWNTRIKRRQRAGLPIYPPDLHMQSFNENQQNDDSNTFSSMEAPYFDLLPFNNLEIPECNGFDPNQQVYSVDSQLAQDRYFSFPNESCFSSSHQSKHPQGSECSLHGLNPVVSNITPDVSQHHYDGYLPTAHSFQFSSAYDYNSNSYNGSSASALLGSHAVLNGKPSSSSEPAWATKLELPSLQTEMGSWSSPSTPLPSLESVDSLIQTPPNESCTPECNLSPRNSGLLDAVLYESRAMKISKKNNHQQTSDSSGMDDYIVDDSSQDLQKMGWEPYGDSVSPLGHSSPAVFTESTPINGSSWDELESIEVVPGYKDIEAPYLASMSHNSYRQRTSDLILSRPDFVLASNAFGLHKNHIKDHSLLKTYNWDASWQ
- the LOC140967965 gene encoding transcription factor GAMYB-like isoform X2, which gives rise to MTSDSEDMMPMNGEDSPLEDANDGGNVGGNVSLKKGPWTAAEDAILVEYVTRHGEGNWNAIQRHAGLARCGKSCRLRWANHLRPDLKKGAFTLEEENLIIELHAKMGNKWAKMAAELPGRTDNEIKNYWNTRIKRRQRAGLPIYPPDLHMQSFNENQQNDDSNTFSSMEAPYFDLLPFNNLEIPECNGFDPNQQVYSVDSQLAQDRYFSFPNESCFSSSHQSKHPQGSECSLHGLNPVVSNITPDVSQHHYDGYLPTAHSFQFSSAYDYNSNSYNGSSASALLGSHAVLNGKPSSSSEPAWATKLELPSLQTEMGSWSSPSTPLPSLESVDSLIQTPPNESCTPECNLSPRNSGLLDAVLYESRAMKISKKNNHQQTSDSSGMDDYIVDDSSQDLQKMGWEPYGDSVSPLGHSSPAVFTESTPINGSSWDELESIEDTKI